One genomic region from Streptomyces sp. Li-HN-5-11 encodes:
- a CDS encoding hydrolase, whose protein sequence is MALTALDPRTALVVIDLQAGIVGAPTAPHTGAEVVSRTAELAGAFRARSLPVVLVRVSFAADFGDVPPGRVEAQRSGGSRPDGWDVIVPELAGHPGDLMVTKHNWGAFHGTDLDVQLRRRGVTQIVLAGIATSIGVESTARAAYEHGYHVTLATDAMTDLDAEAHRGSVERIFPRLGETGTTAEILELLAKTHD, encoded by the coding sequence GTGGCACTCACCGCCCTCGACCCGCGCACCGCCCTCGTGGTGATCGACCTGCAGGCCGGCATCGTCGGCGCGCCCACCGCACCCCACACCGGCGCGGAGGTGGTCTCCCGCACGGCCGAACTCGCCGGCGCCTTCCGCGCCCGGAGCCTGCCCGTCGTCCTGGTCCGGGTCTCGTTCGCCGCCGACTTCGGCGACGTCCCGCCCGGCCGCGTCGAGGCACAGCGTTCCGGCGGCAGCCGCCCCGACGGCTGGGACGTGATCGTGCCCGAACTGGCCGGCCACCCAGGTGACCTCATGGTCACCAAGCACAACTGGGGCGCCTTCCACGGCACCGACCTCGATGTGCAGCTGCGCCGCCGCGGCGTGACGCAGATCGTGCTGGCCGGCATCGCCACCAGCATCGGCGTGGAGTCCACCGCACGCGCCGCCTACGAGCACGGCTACCACGTCACCCTGGCCACCGACGCCATGACCGACCTCGACGCGGAGGCCCACCGGGGCAGTGTGGAGCGGATCTTCCCGCGCCTGGGCGAGACGGGCACCACGGCGGAGATCCTCGAACTGCTGGCCAAGACCCACGACTGA
- a CDS encoding MFS transporter, with translation MKRASERETGDVSRAGMGPWRFVVWFGTVSLLADIVYEGARSVTGPLLSSLGASALVVGVVTGAGEAAALGLRLVSGPLADRTGRFWGLTIAGYALTVASVPLLGVVGTLWAACTLVVAERVGKAVRSPAKDTLLSHATFATGRGRGFAVHEAMDQIGALVGPLTVAGVLALTGNAYGPALGVLAVPGIAVLAVLWWLRVRVPDPRRYEEGPAGRTAPASPGGSGRLPVAFWTYAAFTALTTAGFATFGVLSYHLVQRHLLATAWVPVLYAGAMAVDALAALATGWLYDRHGAGVLVVLPLLAAAVPALAFTNTVTVAVAGSLVWGAATGVQESTLRATVADLVPSGRRATAYGVFAGVVGGASLVGGALTGALYGVSIPLLITVVAVVQGLALVLLAVTRARRA, from the coding sequence GTGAAACGGGCGTCGGAGCGGGAGACGGGCGACGTGTCGCGGGCAGGGATGGGTCCGTGGCGGTTCGTGGTGTGGTTCGGCACCGTCAGCCTGCTCGCGGACATCGTCTACGAGGGTGCCCGCTCGGTCACCGGGCCGCTGCTGTCGTCGCTGGGGGCCTCGGCGCTGGTGGTCGGGGTGGTCACGGGCGCGGGCGAGGCGGCGGCACTGGGCCTGCGGCTGGTGTCCGGGCCGCTGGCCGACCGCACCGGGCGCTTCTGGGGCCTGACGATCGCCGGGTACGCGCTGACCGTGGCGTCCGTGCCGCTGCTCGGTGTCGTCGGGACGCTGTGGGCGGCGTGCACGCTGGTCGTCGCGGAGCGGGTGGGCAAGGCGGTGCGCTCCCCGGCCAAGGACACCCTGCTGTCGCACGCCACCTTCGCGACCGGCCGGGGCCGCGGGTTCGCCGTGCACGAGGCCATGGACCAGATCGGGGCGCTGGTCGGCCCGCTCACCGTCGCCGGCGTACTCGCGCTGACGGGGAACGCCTACGGCCCGGCGCTCGGCGTGCTCGCCGTCCCGGGGATCGCCGTACTGGCCGTGCTGTGGTGGCTGCGGGTGCGCGTGCCGGACCCGCGCCGTTACGAGGAGGGGCCTGCCGGGCGCACCGCGCCCGCCTCCCCCGGCGGGAGCGGCCGGCTGCCGGTCGCGTTCTGGACGTACGCGGCGTTCACCGCGCTCACCACGGCCGGCTTCGCCACCTTCGGGGTGCTCTCCTACCACCTGGTCCAGCGGCATCTGCTGGCGACAGCGTGGGTGCCGGTGCTCTACGCGGGCGCGATGGCCGTGGACGCGTTGGCCGCCCTCGCGACCGGCTGGCTCTACGACCGGCACGGGGCCGGCGTGCTGGTGGTGCTGCCCCTGCTCGCCGCCGCCGTGCCCGCGCTCGCGTTCACGAACACGGTCACCGTGGCGGTGGCCGGGTCGCTGGTGTGGGGCGCGGCGACGGGCGTGCAGGAGTCGACGTTGCGCGCCACCGTCGCGGATCTGGTGCCGTCCGGGCGGCGGGCGACCGCCTACGGGGTGTTCGCCGGGGTGGTGGGCGGGGCGAGCCTGGTGGGCGGTGCGCTGACCGGCGCCCTGTACGGCGTGTCGATCCCCCTGCTGATCACCGTGGTGGCGGTGGTCCAGGGGCTGGCCCTGGTACTGCTGGCGGTCACCCGCGCCCGCCGCGCGTGA
- the rfbB gene encoding dTDP-glucose 4,6-dehydratase, with protein MHLLVTGAAGFIGSAYVRTLLAAPEHEATRITVLDKLTYAGSLDNLELGHPRLEFVRGDICDAALVDRLTARADQVVHFAAESHVDRSITGAADFVRTNLLGTQTLLDAALRHGIGPFVHVSTDEVYGSIDSGAWPEDHPLQPSSPYSASKAGADLLALACHRTHGLDVRVTRCSNNYGPRQFPEKIIPLFVTNLLDGRKVPLYGDGRNVRDWLHVEDHCLGVELVRAKGRPGEVYNLGGGTELTNRELTGLLLKACGADWDMVEYVEDRKGHDLRYCVDWTKARDELGYRPRHDFTTGLDRAVTWYRDNRAWWEPLKRRTGPAGPGA; from the coding sequence ATGCATCTCCTCGTCACGGGGGCCGCCGGTTTCATCGGCTCCGCCTACGTCCGCACGCTCCTCGCCGCCCCCGAGCACGAGGCCACCCGGATCACGGTGCTGGACAAGCTGACCTACGCCGGCAGTCTCGACAACCTCGAACTCGGCCATCCCCGGCTCGAGTTCGTCCGCGGCGACATCTGCGACGCCGCCCTGGTGGACCGGCTGACGGCGAGGGCGGACCAGGTGGTGCACTTCGCGGCGGAGTCCCACGTGGACCGCTCGATCACGGGTGCGGCCGATTTCGTCCGCACCAACCTGCTCGGCACCCAGACCCTGCTGGACGCGGCGCTGCGCCACGGCATCGGACCGTTCGTGCACGTCTCCACCGACGAGGTGTACGGCTCCATCGACTCCGGTGCCTGGCCGGAGGACCACCCCCTGCAGCCCAGCTCTCCCTACTCCGCCTCCAAGGCCGGCGCCGACCTGCTCGCCCTCGCCTGCCACCGCACGCACGGCCTGGACGTCCGCGTCACGCGCTGCTCGAACAACTACGGTCCCCGCCAGTTCCCCGAGAAGATCATCCCGCTGTTCGTCACCAACCTCCTCGACGGCAGGAAGGTCCCGCTGTACGGCGACGGGCGCAACGTCCGCGACTGGCTGCACGTCGAGGACCACTGCCTCGGTGTCGAACTCGTCCGCGCCAAGGGCCGCCCCGGCGAGGTGTACAACCTCGGCGGCGGCACCGAGCTCACCAACAGGGAGCTCACCGGCCTGCTGCTCAAGGCGTGCGGCGCCGACTGGGACATGGTCGAGTACGTCGAGGACCGCAAGGGCCACGACCTGCGCTACTGCGTCGACTGGACCAAGGCCCGCGACGAACTCGGCTACCGGCCCCGCCACGACTTCACCACGGGTCTGGACCGGGCCGTGACCTGGTACCGGGACAACAGGGCGTGGTGGGAGCCGCTGAAGCGGCGCACCGGGCCGGCCGGGCCGGGCGCCTGA
- a CDS encoding VWA domain-containing protein: MIGVTDTAAAGPPGADAALLGFARALRAAGVGASAERVHAFLRAVDALRPGVRDDVYWAGRLTLCGDRDDLERYERVFAAYFGTGEAPPRPVRTAPPPRLGLVVREAAVAARPDGPEDGPPQGPPAASLASSVEVLRHRDVAGLDPAERAQVRRLLAAFSLRGELRRTARRRPSRRGDVDPHRTVRELLRRGGEPALLRRHARAERPRRVVLLVDVSGSMAPYADALLRFAHAAARGRRTEVFTIGTRLTRVTRELSHRDPDLAMAAVAEAVPDWRGGTRLGELLREFLDRWGQRGMARGAVVVLLSDGWERGDPQLLAGQMRRLHRLAHRVVWANPRKARPGYAPLAAGMAAALPSVDAFVEGHSLASLEHLAAVVRGAESAPGTGGATPGRDVSAAAPASGDREPAPGTASVPAGARARPP, encoded by the coding sequence GTGATCGGCGTGACGGACACCGCCGCGGCCGGGCCCCCCGGGGCGGACGCCGCGCTCCTCGGCTTCGCGCGGGCGCTGCGCGCCGCAGGTGTCGGCGCGAGCGCCGAGCGGGTGCACGCCTTCCTGAGGGCGGTGGACGCGCTGCGTCCGGGCGTGCGGGACGACGTGTACTGGGCGGGCCGGCTGACGCTGTGCGGGGACCGGGACGACCTGGAGCGCTACGAGCGGGTGTTCGCCGCGTACTTCGGTACCGGTGAGGCGCCGCCCCGGCCGGTGCGGACCGCTCCCCCGCCGCGGCTCGGGCTCGTCGTGCGGGAGGCCGCCGTCGCGGCCCGTCCCGACGGGCCGGAGGACGGGCCGCCGCAGGGCCCGCCCGCCGCGTCGCTCGCCAGTTCCGTCGAGGTGCTGCGCCACCGCGACGTCGCAGGGCTCGATCCGGCGGAACGCGCGCAGGTGCGCCGGCTGCTGGCCGCGTTCTCGCTGCGCGGAGAGCTGCGGCGCACCGCTCGACGGCGGCCGTCCCGGCGCGGGGACGTCGATCCCCACCGCACGGTGCGGGAACTGCTGCGGCGCGGCGGCGAGCCCGCGCTGCTGCGCCGGCACGCGCGGGCCGAGCGGCCGCGGCGGGTGGTGCTGCTCGTCGACGTCAGCGGCTCCATGGCACCGTACGCCGACGCCCTGCTGCGGTTCGCGCACGCGGCGGCACGGGGCCGGCGGACGGAGGTGTTCACCATCGGTACGCGCCTGACCAGAGTGACCCGGGAGCTCTCGCACCGGGATCCGGACCTGGCGATGGCGGCGGTCGCCGAGGCCGTGCCGGACTGGCGCGGGGGCACCCGCCTGGGTGAGCTGCTGCGGGAGTTCCTCGACCGCTGGGGGCAGCGCGGTATGGCGCGTGGGGCCGTCGTGGTGCTGCTGTCCGACGGATGGGAGCGCGGGGACCCCCAGCTGCTCGCCGGCCAGATGCGGCGCCTGCACCGGCTGGCCCACCGGGTGGTGTGGGCCAACCCGCGCAAGGCGCGGCCCGGTTACGCGCCTCTCGCCGCCGGCATGGCGGCGGCCCTGCCCAGCGTGGACGCCTTCGTGGAGGGGCACAGTCTGGCCTCGCTGGAGCATCTGGCGGCGGTGGTGCGGGGCGCGGAATCGGCCCCCGGGACGGGCGGTGCGACGCCCGGCCGGGACGTGAGCGCGGCGGCCCCGGCGTCAGGGGACCGTGAGCCGGCGCCGGGCACCGCTTCCGTCCCGGCGGGCGCGAGGGCGCGGCCGCCCTGA
- a CDS encoding MFS transporter → MADAPATLLRRVVGPARHAGSPRTVLVVMCAGYFLVLLDVTIVNVALPSIGSGLGTDVGGLQWVVDGYALALAALMLTSGTAGDRYGHKRVVLTGLGVFGLGSLACGLAPDVPVLVAARVVQGVGAALLLPGTLAIIGRAFPDRAGRARAIGLWAGIGSLALPAGPLLGGLLVDGLGWRAVFLINVPIVLAALVRSAAVVHESREGDAPRIDLPGMLLGGLLLVATTYAFIDGGRSGAGAPQVLTAAVVAVAALVAFGAAEARRGDDAMLPPALLERPAFDAANIAAGIMNLCTLGTLFVLMLFLQSVQDRSALTAGLAVVPLFAPLAVIAPFGGRITSRIGARLPAAAGLLCAAVGLALLSRAEPRSAYPVLLPAFLLWGAGLGVLTPAVVAAAIAAVPGERSGLASAVNNTARQTGGAVGIAVAGAIAGRPGDQAHFVRGFHVVALGAAGLYAAAVALVLLLLPGALVPARR, encoded by the coding sequence ATGGCTGACGCACCCGCAACGCTTCTCCGGCGTGTGGTGGGCCCCGCCCGCCACGCCGGCTCTCCCCGCACCGTCCTGGTCGTGATGTGCGCCGGGTACTTCCTGGTGCTGCTCGACGTCACCATCGTCAACGTCGCTCTGCCGAGCATCGGTTCGGGCCTGGGCACGGACGTCGGGGGACTGCAGTGGGTGGTCGACGGCTACGCGCTGGCGCTCGCCGCGCTGATGCTCACCAGCGGCACCGCGGGCGACCGGTACGGCCACAAACGCGTCGTCCTCACCGGGCTCGGCGTCTTCGGGCTGGGCTCCCTCGCCTGCGGGCTCGCCCCGGACGTCCCGGTGCTCGTCGCCGCGCGGGTGGTGCAGGGCGTGGGCGCCGCCCTGCTGCTGCCGGGCACGCTCGCCATCATCGGCCGCGCCTTTCCCGACCGGGCCGGCCGGGCCCGGGCGATCGGCCTGTGGGCGGGCATCGGCAGCCTCGCCCTGCCGGCCGGACCCCTGCTGGGCGGCCTGCTCGTCGACGGCCTGGGCTGGCGCGCCGTCTTCCTGATCAACGTGCCGATCGTGCTGGCCGCCCTGGTCCGGTCCGCCGCGGTCGTGCACGAGAGCCGGGAGGGCGATGCCCCGCGGATCGACCTGCCCGGCATGCTGCTCGGCGGGCTGCTGCTGGTCGCCACGACGTACGCCTTCATCGACGGCGGCCGCTCCGGCGCGGGGGCGCCGCAGGTCCTCACGGCCGCGGTGGTGGCCGTCGCCGCGCTGGTCGCGTTCGGCGCGGCGGAGGCCCGGCGAGGCGACGACGCGATGCTGCCTCCAGCCCTGCTGGAACGGCCCGCGTTCGACGCGGCCAACATCGCGGCGGGGATCATGAACCTGTGCACTCTGGGCACTTTGTTCGTGCTGATGCTGTTCCTGCAGTCCGTCCAGGACCGCTCCGCTCTCACCGCCGGGCTGGCCGTCGTCCCGCTGTTCGCCCCGCTCGCCGTGATCGCGCCGTTCGGCGGACGGATCACCAGCCGTATCGGGGCGCGGCTGCCGGCCGCCGCCGGTCTGCTGTGCGCGGCCGTGGGCCTGGCCCTGCTGTCGCGGGCCGAGCCGCGCTCCGCCTATCCGGTGCTGCTGCCGGCGTTCCTGCTGTGGGGCGCCGGCCTCGGCGTGCTGACACCGGCCGTCGTGGCGGCGGCCATCGCGGCCGTACCCGGGGAGCGCTCCGGGCTGGCCTCGGCGGTCAACAACACCGCACGGCAGACAGGGGGTGCGGTCGGCATCGCGGTGGCCGGGGCGATCGCGGGCCGGCCCGGCGACCAGGCACATTTCGTCCGGGGATTCCACGTCGTGGCGCTCGGCGCGGCCGGTCTCTACGCGGCGGCCGTGGCCCTGGTCCTGCTCCTGCTGCCGGGAGCCCTGGTGCCCGCCCGGCGGTGA
- a CDS encoding XdhC/CoxI family protein yields MREILPALERWYAARVPFGLATVVAVSRSAPREPGAAMAVGPDDEVLGSVSGGCVEGAVFELAQEVVASGEARLASFGYSDEDAFAVGLTCGGEITVLVRPVTPESDAAFGAVAASVASGEPVTVATVVDGPAPRGATLAVWPRTVAGALGAPGLEAAVTADARGELALGATGLRHYGPHGERREDAVTVFFHSFAPPPRMLVFGAIDYAAAVARIGAFLGYRVTVCDARPVFATPKRFPEGVEVVVDWPHRYLLGTGTDERTVILVLTHDPKFDVPLLEVALRRPAAYIGAMGSRRTDHDRAERLVEAGLSEAELARLRSPVGLDLGARTPEEVAVSVAAEIIALRWGGTGAPLTATAGAIHAAGSA; encoded by the coding sequence GTGCGTGAGATTCTTCCGGCGCTCGAGCGCTGGTACGCGGCGCGGGTGCCGTTCGGGCTGGCCACGGTCGTGGCGGTCAGCCGCAGTGCGCCGCGCGAGCCCGGGGCGGCCATGGCGGTCGGCCCGGACGACGAGGTGCTGGGCAGCGTGTCCGGAGGCTGTGTGGAGGGGGCGGTCTTCGAACTGGCCCAGGAGGTCGTGGCGAGCGGAGAGGCCCGTCTGGCGAGCTTCGGCTACAGCGACGAGGACGCGTTCGCGGTCGGCCTCACCTGCGGTGGCGAGATCACCGTGCTGGTCAGGCCGGTGACACCGGAGTCGGACGCCGCCTTCGGCGCGGTCGCGGCGTCCGTGGCCTCCGGCGAGCCGGTGACCGTGGCGACCGTGGTCGACGGGCCCGCGCCGCGCGGGGCGACGCTCGCGGTGTGGCCGCGGACCGTGGCGGGCGCCCTGGGCGCGCCCGGCCTGGAGGCGGCGGTCACCGCGGACGCGCGTGGTGAACTCGCCCTCGGCGCGACGGGGCTGCGGCACTACGGCCCGCACGGCGAGCGGCGCGAGGACGCCGTCACCGTGTTCTTCCACTCCTTCGCCCCGCCGCCGCGGATGCTGGTGTTCGGCGCCATCGACTACGCGGCCGCGGTGGCCCGTATCGGCGCCTTCCTCGGCTATCGGGTCACGGTGTGCGACGCCCGCCCGGTCTTCGCCACGCCGAAGCGGTTCCCCGAGGGCGTCGAGGTGGTCGTGGACTGGCCGCACCGCTATCTGCTCGGTACGGGCACCGACGAGCGCACGGTGATCCTCGTGCTCACGCACGACCCGAAGTTCGACGTGCCGCTGCTGGAGGTGGCGCTGCGCCGCCCGGCCGCCTACATCGGGGCGATGGGCAGCCGCCGTACCGACCACGACCGGGCGGAGCGGCTCGTCGAGGCCGGCCTGTCGGAGGCGGAGCTGGCCCGGCTGCGCTCGCCGGTCGGGCTGGACCTCGGCGCCCGTACCCCGGAGGAGGTGGCCGTGTCCGTCGCCGCCGAGATCATCGCGCTGCGCTGGGGCGGCACCGGTGCGCCTTTGACCGCGACCGCCGGTGCGATCCACGCGGCCGGTTCCGCCTGA
- a CDS encoding SRPBCC family protein yields MELHHEFTVPVPVGDAWGALLDIERVAPCLPGATVEEYDGKTVTGSVKVKLGPITVTYKGTAVFEEQNETEHRMVLVASGRETRGQGTARATVTGTLEERDGTTAVSVRTDLTVTGRPAQFGRGVLAEVGDRLVGQFAQCLAQRLTEPAPREAAGAEEPGRVSGEPAAGREEPEPLDLLRTAGVPVAKRAAVVAGALAAVVLVVVGVRRLRHP; encoded by the coding sequence ATGGAGCTGCACCACGAATTCACCGTGCCCGTCCCGGTCGGCGACGCCTGGGGGGCGCTCCTCGACATCGAGCGTGTCGCGCCGTGCCTGCCGGGGGCGACGGTGGAGGAGTACGACGGCAAGACCGTGACCGGGTCGGTCAAGGTCAAGCTCGGTCCGATCACCGTGACGTACAAGGGAACCGCCGTCTTCGAGGAGCAGAACGAGACGGAGCACCGCATGGTGCTGGTCGCGAGCGGCCGGGAGACCCGCGGGCAGGGCACGGCACGGGCGACGGTCACGGGCACGCTTGAGGAGCGTGACGGCACAACGGCCGTGTCGGTGCGGACCGATCTGACGGTGACCGGCCGCCCGGCCCAGTTCGGCCGCGGGGTGCTGGCGGAGGTGGGCGACCGGCTGGTGGGGCAGTTCGCCCAGTGCCTGGCGCAGCGGCTCACGGAACCCGCACCGCGGGAGGCGGCGGGCGCCGAGGAGCCGGGGAGGGTTTCTGGTGAGCCGGCGGCGGGCCGGGAGGAGCCGGAGCCGCTCGATCTTCTGCGCACCGCCGGAGTGCCGGTCGCCAAGCGTGCCGCGGTGGTGGCCGGCGCCCTCGCCGCGGTCGTGCTGGTGGTCGTGGGGGTGCGCCGGCTGCGGCACCCCTGA
- a CDS encoding DUF6479 family protein: protein MDTTRYEAAAAIPVFGIVIVVVGGLVIAGALVWAVGLGIRVKQREPRTPRGGEHPTLPESGPVHETHQRREPDEVPRADETGERLTPHQLGTSGSRRSDDQTRPRWDPGSSGSFGSGGSGGR from the coding sequence ATGGACACCACCCGGTACGAAGCAGCCGCCGCGATCCCCGTCTTCGGGATCGTCATCGTCGTCGTCGGCGGTCTGGTGATCGCCGGCGCCCTGGTGTGGGCCGTCGGGCTCGGCATCAGGGTCAAGCAGCGCGAACCGAGGACTCCCCGGGGCGGAGAACACCCGACGCTGCCGGAGTCCGGGCCGGTCCACGAGACCCATCAGCGGCGCGAGCCGGACGAGGTGCCGCGCGCGGACGAGACCGGCGAGCGACTGACCCCGCACCAGCTCGGCACCTCCGGCAGCAGGCGCAGCGACGACCAGACCCGGCCGCGCTGGGACCCCGGCTCCAGCGGCTCCTTCGGCAGCGGCGGCTCCGGCGGCCGGTGA
- a CDS encoding MarR family transcriptional regulator — protein MDHQPTEVPGGGSASAARAARDLRVVFSRLRRRIREVARDEDLTPSQVSALTLVGKHGAATASALAAAEGVRPQSMATTLAALEQQGLIRRNPDPEDGRRQLVTLTESGRERIEGDRQVRAEWLTRALEDRYTEEERQTLIEAFALLERLTRS, from the coding sequence ATGGATCACCAGCCCACCGAGGTACCCGGAGGCGGCTCCGCCTCCGCGGCGCGGGCCGCACGTGACCTGCGGGTGGTGTTCAGCCGGCTGCGGCGCCGGATCCGCGAGGTCGCGCGGGACGAGGACCTCACGCCCTCCCAGGTGTCGGCACTCACCCTGGTCGGCAAGCACGGAGCCGCCACGGCCAGCGCCCTGGCCGCCGCCGAGGGGGTCCGCCCCCAGTCGATGGCCACCACCCTCGCCGCCCTGGAGCAGCAGGGGCTGATCCGGCGCAACCCCGACCCGGAGGACGGCCGGCGGCAGCTCGTCACCCTCACCGAGAGCGGCCGCGAGCGCATCGAGGGCGACCGGCAGGTCCGCGCGGAGTGGCTGACGCGAGCCCTGGAGGACCGGTACACCGAGGAGGAACGGCAGACGCTGATCGAGGCGTTCGCCCTGCTGGAACGACTGACGCGGTCGTGA
- a CDS encoding metallophosphoesterase: protein MRLLLMSDTHLPQRAKELPAPLLAELPRADVVFHAGDWVDTATLDLLESRSRRLVGVYGNNDGPELRARLPETARAELGGLRFGAVHETGPAQGREARCAARFPDLDVLVFGHSHIPWDTTAPSGLRLLNPGSPTDRRRQPHCTYMTVTVDDGRLTEVELHRLPPRHVP, encoded by the coding sequence GTGCGCCTGCTCCTGATGTCCGACACCCATCTCCCCCAGCGCGCCAAGGAACTGCCCGCGCCGCTGCTCGCCGAACTCCCGCGCGCCGACGTCGTCTTCCACGCGGGCGACTGGGTCGACACGGCCACCCTCGACCTTCTGGAGAGCCGCAGCCGCCGGCTGGTCGGCGTGTACGGCAACAACGACGGGCCCGAGCTGCGCGCCAGGCTCCCCGAGACCGCCCGCGCCGAGCTGGGCGGCCTGCGCTTCGGCGCCGTGCACGAGACCGGCCCCGCCCAGGGCCGCGAGGCCCGCTGCGCCGCCCGCTTCCCCGATCTCGACGTGCTCGTGTTCGGCCACAGCCACATCCCGTGGGACACCACCGCCCCCTCCGGCCTGCGGCTGCTCAACCCGGGCTCCCCGACCGACCGCCGCCGCCAGCCGCACTGCACCTACATGACCGTCACCGTCGACGACGGCCGCCTCACCGAGGTGGAGCTGCACCGGCTGCCGCCACGCCACGTGCCGTAG